Proteins encoded by one window of Dryocola sp. LX212:
- a CDS encoding terminase endonuclease subunit, whose product MTSPAARHMMRVSAIVTARREDNPLRHASAYEQMLVKLAADQRTLKTIHSIERKADKKRDLLPSYAPWVAGVLAEGKGAQDDIVMTVMLWKLDAGDIAGALEIARYALRYGLTMPAAFRRTTPYTLAEDVALAAMRARDAGEPVDIGLLLTTQSLTAGADMPDKVRARLHKVTGLVQRDLGQLVEAITQLRRAMQLDAQAGVKKDIERLESALKPKPAPVKKPKTKPRARKPATTPGKRGRPRKVDKTTG is encoded by the coding sequence ATGACGAGTCCCGCAGCGCGTCACATGATGCGGGTCTCGGCCATTGTGACCGCGCGGCGGGAAGATAACCCGCTGCGTCACGCCTCTGCCTATGAGCAGATGCTGGTCAAGCTGGCCGCAGACCAACGCACGTTAAAAACCATTCATTCCATTGAGCGCAAGGCCGACAAAAAGCGCGATCTGCTGCCGTCGTACGCTCCGTGGGTGGCCGGTGTACTGGCCGAGGGCAAAGGCGCGCAGGATGACATCGTGATGACCGTCATGCTGTGGAAGCTCGATGCCGGTGACATTGCCGGGGCGCTGGAGATTGCCCGCTACGCGTTGCGCTACGGCCTCACCATGCCTGCCGCGTTTCGCCGCACCACGCCCTATACGCTGGCCGAAGATGTTGCCCTGGCCGCCATGCGCGCCCGCGATGCCGGTGAGCCTGTCGACATCGGCCTGCTGCTGACCACGCAGTCGCTCACCGCCGGGGCGGATATGCCGGACAAGGTGCGCGCCAGACTGCACAAAGTAACCGGGCTGGTACAGCGAGACCTCGGTCAACTGGTCGAAGCGATCACCCAGCTCCGCAGGGCTATGCAGCTCGACGCGCAGGCGGGCGTCAAAAAGGACATTGAGCGCCTCGAAAGCGCCCTAAAGCCGAAGCCCGCACCGGTTAAAAAACCAAAGACAAAACCCAGAGCGCGTAAACCTGCGACGACGCCAGGCAAACGCGGTCGCCCCCGCAAAGTGGATAAAACCACCGGTTAA
- a CDS encoding phage major capsid protein, P2 family — MKPQTRFKFNAYLTQVAKLNNVDAGDMTKKFSVDPSVTQTLMNTMQESSDFLTRINMVPVAEMKGEKIGVGVSGSIASTADTAAGKERQTEDFTALESNRYECDQINFDFHIRFRTLDLWARFQDFQLRIRNAIIKRQSLDLMMAGFNGIKRAPTSDRSKNPLLQDVAVGWLQKYRTEAPARVMDKITAEDGSVISEVIRIGKNGDFANLDALVMDATNNLIAPWYQEDPDLVVICGRQLLADKYFPIVNQEQANTEAMAADVIVSQKRIGNLPAVRVPYFPANGLMVTTLENLSIYYMDDSHRRIIDENGKLDRIENYESMNIDYVIEDYAAGCLIENIKLGEFPAPPKDEPAQEA; from the coding sequence ATGAAGCCGCAGACCCGATTTAAATTTAACGCCTACCTCACCCAGGTGGCGAAGCTCAACAACGTTGACGCCGGTGATATGACCAAAAAATTCAGCGTCGACCCGTCTGTCACCCAGACGCTGATGAACACCATGCAGGAGTCGTCCGACTTTCTGACCCGTATCAACATGGTGCCGGTCGCCGAAATGAAGGGCGAGAAAATCGGCGTCGGCGTGTCCGGCTCGATTGCCAGCACCGCCGACACCGCCGCCGGTAAAGAGCGTCAGACCGAAGATTTCACCGCGCTGGAGTCCAACAGGTACGAGTGCGATCAGATTAACTTTGATTTCCATATCCGCTTCCGCACCCTGGATTTATGGGCGCGTTTCCAGGACTTCCAGCTGCGTATCCGCAACGCCATCATCAAGCGCCAGTCGCTCGATTTAATGATGGCCGGTTTCAACGGCATCAAACGCGCGCCAACGTCTGACCGCAGCAAGAATCCGCTGTTGCAGGACGTGGCCGTCGGCTGGCTGCAGAAGTACCGCACCGAAGCGCCCGCGCGCGTGATGGACAAAATCACCGCCGAAGATGGCAGCGTGATTTCGGAGGTGATCCGCATCGGTAAAAACGGTGATTTCGCGAACCTCGACGCCCTGGTGATGGACGCCACCAATAACCTGATTGCGCCCTGGTATCAGGAAGACCCGGATTTAGTCGTCATCTGTGGCCGCCAGCTGCTGGCCGACAAGTATTTCCCGATTGTGAACCAAGAGCAGGCGAACACCGAGGCGATGGCCGCCGACGTCATTGTCAGCCAGAAGCGTATCGGCAACCTGCCCGCCGTGCGCGTGCCGTACTTCCCGGCTAACGGCCTGATGGTCACCACCCTAGAGAACCTGTCGATTTACTACATGGACGACAGCCACCGCCGCATCATCGATGAGAACGGCAAGCTCGACCGTATCGAAAACTATGAGTCGATGAACATCGATTACGTTATCGAGGACTACGCCGCCGGCTGCCTGATTGAGAACATCAAACTCGGTGAGTTCCCGGCGCCACCGAAAGATGAACCGGCGCAGGAGGCGTAA
- a CDS encoding GPO family capsid scaffolding protein, giving the protein MAKKVSKLFRIGVEGDTCDGRLISGTDIQEMAASFDPRVYGCRINLEHLRGIVPDSIFQRYGDVVELKAAQIEDDSVLNGKWALFAKIAPLENLVDMVGKGQKVYTSMEIQPNFANTGKCYLVGLAVTDDPASLGTEYLEFCRTAKSNPLNRFKTSPDNLISAATLAELEFEEQPDTMLTALADKVKGIFSRKQADDDARFNDVHEAVTVVTEQVQANHESAEQRLAAMELSIKTLKDDLTGELAQSQQKLTELEASLDKTESFSQRRREPSSGGNGDSMLTNC; this is encoded by the coding sequence ATGGCAAAAAAAGTATCGAAGTTATTTCGCATCGGCGTCGAGGGCGACACCTGTGACGGGCGACTTATCAGCGGCACGGATATTCAGGAAATGGCCGCCTCATTTGACCCGCGCGTTTACGGCTGCCGCATCAACCTTGAGCACCTGCGCGGCATTGTTCCCGACAGCATTTTCCAGCGCTACGGCGACGTGGTGGAGCTGAAGGCGGCGCAGATTGAAGACGATTCCGTGCTTAACGGCAAGTGGGCGCTGTTCGCGAAAATTGCCCCGCTGGAGAACCTGGTCGACATGGTCGGCAAGGGCCAGAAGGTTTACACCTCAATGGAAATTCAGCCGAACTTTGCCAACACCGGCAAATGCTATCTGGTTGGCCTTGCGGTTACCGACGACCCGGCAAGCCTCGGCACCGAATATCTGGAATTCTGCCGCACCGCAAAATCCAACCCGCTTAACCGCTTTAAAACCAGCCCGGACAATCTGATTTCCGCCGCCACACTCGCCGAGCTGGAATTCGAAGAGCAGCCCGACACCATGCTCACGGCGCTTGCCGACAAGGTGAAAGGCATTTTCAGCCGCAAACAGGCCGACGATGACGCGCGCTTTAACGACGTGCATGAGGCGGTGACCGTCGTCACCGAGCAGGTGCAGGCCAACCACGAAAGCGCGGAGCAGCGCCTGGCCGCCATGGAGCTGTCCATCAAAACCCTGAAAGACGACCTCACCGGCGAGCTGGCGCAAAGCCAGCAGAAGCTTACCGAGCTTGAAGCCTCGCTGGATAAAACCGAGAGCTTTAGCCAGCGCCGCCGGGAGCCGTCGAGCGGCGGCAACGGCGACTCGATGCTCACCAACTGCTGA